The proteins below come from a single Burkholderia humptydooensis genomic window:
- a CDS encoding COX15/CtaA family protein — translation MYLLQLGLIGLCIALLPLSYVWVKADDGKFRKLVWITTFLTLDLVMFGGFTRLTDSGLGCPDWPGCYGTSSPFVAHAAITAAHQAMPTGPVSMTKAWIEMIHRYFAMAIGVLIIAQTAIAWAARLRRKPLHVSPWWPTGLLLLILVQGAFGAWTVTMKLQPVIVTIHLLLGLTLLGTLGWLAARQTPLPAHEPGAGRYRAAALAALVLLVAQIALGGWVSTNYAVLACTDFPTCNGAWMPPMDFRNGFHLWRALGMTNDGGAITQDALVAIHWTHRTFAFVVVAYLIAFALKMRRFASLRRPANGVLAVVVLQFVTGLTNIVLQWPLPVAVAHNGGAAILLLLVVMLNFRILSSRPGRVAQPARDAAPA, via the coding sequence ATGTACCTATTGCAACTCGGCCTGATCGGCCTCTGCATCGCGCTGCTGCCGCTGTCCTACGTGTGGGTGAAGGCGGACGACGGCAAGTTCCGCAAGCTCGTCTGGATCACGACGTTCCTCACGCTCGATCTCGTGATGTTCGGCGGCTTCACGCGCCTGACCGATTCGGGGCTCGGCTGCCCGGACTGGCCGGGCTGTTACGGCACGTCGTCGCCGTTCGTCGCGCATGCGGCGATCACGGCCGCCCATCAGGCGATGCCGACGGGCCCCGTCAGCATGACGAAGGCATGGATCGAGATGATCCACCGCTATTTCGCGATGGCGATCGGCGTGCTGATCATCGCGCAGACGGCGATCGCATGGGCCGCGCGGCTGCGCCGCAAGCCGCTTCATGTCTCGCCGTGGTGGCCGACGGGCCTGCTGCTGCTGATCCTCGTGCAGGGTGCGTTCGGCGCGTGGACCGTGACGATGAAGCTGCAGCCGGTGATCGTCACGATCCACCTGCTGCTCGGCCTGACGCTGCTCGGCACGCTCGGCTGGCTCGCGGCGCGGCAGACGCCGCTGCCCGCGCACGAGCCCGGCGCGGGCCGCTACCGCGCGGCGGCGCTCGCGGCGCTCGTGCTGCTCGTCGCGCAGATCGCGCTCGGCGGCTGGGTCAGCACGAACTACGCGGTGCTCGCGTGCACCGATTTCCCGACCTGCAACGGCGCGTGGATGCCGCCGATGGACTTCCGCAACGGCTTCCACCTTTGGCGCGCGCTCGGGATGACGAACGACGGCGGCGCGATCACGCAGGACGCGCTCGTCGCGATCCACTGGACCCACCGCACGTTCGCATTCGTCGTCGTCGCGTACCTGATCGCGTTCGCGCTGAAGATGCGCCGCTTCGCGTCGCTGCGGCGGCCGGCGAACGGCGTGCTCGCCGTCGTCGTGCTGCAGTTCGTCACGGGTTTGACGAATATCGTGCTGCAATGGCCGTTGCCCGTCGCCGTCGCGCACAACGGCGGGGCCGCGATCCTGCTGCTCCTCGTCGTCATGCTAAACTTTCGCATCCTTTCAAGCCGTCCCGGCCGCGTCGCGCAACCCGCGCGCGACGCCGCGCCCGCGTGA
- the cyoE gene encoding heme o synthase, translated as MDTTLSHTPGSRLSQYLALTKPRVTQLAVFCAVIGMFLATPGMVPWKVLLGGTIGIGLLAGSAFAINCLVEQKIDAMMRRTAWRPSARGEITTLQILAFSTVLGGLGAWTLYTFTNPLTMWLTIATFVGYAVIYTLLLKPMTPQNIVIGGASGAMPPALGWAAVTGAVPGDAWILVLIIFVWTPPHFWVLALYRRKDYENAGLPMLPVTHGEQFTRLHILLYTVILFAVTMMPFISGMSGAVYLTSAVLLGAIFLAYAWKIYRDYSDALARRAFRYSIVYLSLLFAALLVDHYARPMIGM; from the coding sequence ATGGACACGACACTTTCCCATACGCCCGGTAGCCGTCTCTCCCAGTATCTGGCGCTGACGAAGCCTCGCGTCACGCAGCTCGCCGTGTTCTGCGCGGTGATCGGGATGTTCCTCGCGACGCCGGGCATGGTGCCGTGGAAAGTGCTGCTCGGCGGCACGATCGGCATCGGGCTGCTCGCGGGCTCGGCGTTCGCGATCAATTGCCTCGTCGAGCAGAAGATCGACGCGATGATGCGGCGCACCGCGTGGCGTCCGTCCGCGCGCGGCGAGATCACGACCTTGCAGATCCTCGCGTTCTCGACCGTGCTGGGCGGCCTCGGCGCGTGGACGCTCTACACGTTCACGAACCCGCTGACGATGTGGCTGACGATCGCGACGTTCGTCGGCTACGCGGTGATCTACACGCTCTTGCTCAAGCCGATGACGCCGCAGAACATCGTGATCGGCGGCGCGTCGGGCGCGATGCCGCCCGCGCTCGGCTGGGCGGCCGTCACGGGCGCGGTGCCCGGCGACGCGTGGATTCTCGTGTTGATCATCTTCGTGTGGACGCCGCCGCACTTCTGGGTGCTCGCGCTCTACCGCCGCAAGGACTACGAGAACGCGGGCCTGCCGATGCTGCCCGTCACGCACGGCGAGCAGTTCACGCGGCTGCACATCCTGCTGTACACGGTGATCCTGTTCGCCGTCACGATGATGCCGTTCATCTCCGGGATGAGCGGGGCCGTCTATCTGACGAGCGCGGTGCTGCTCGGCGCGATCTTCCTGGCGTACGCGTGGAAGATCTACCGCGATTACTCGGATGCGCTCGCGCGCCGCGCGTTCCGCTATTCGATCGTCTATCTGTCGCTGTTGTTCGCGGCGCTCCTCGTCGACCACTACGCACGTCCCATGATCGGGATGTAA
- a CDS encoding SCO family protein, whose product MQSSHPTRPQDGRQAEPAQRGSWRRGRWVLLALALICAAPVVASYFTYYVIKPRGGATNYGTLIEPQRPIPPDLTVVDETGKTVPLASLRGVWLFVMEDGGACGDACAKKLYFMRQVRATQAGERQRITMVWLKSDAANVPAAIADAYPDTRKLRADPAAVAAWLPADAGTQVADHLYLVDPNGNLMMRFPKNPDPSKIKQDVTKLLKWSSIG is encoded by the coding sequence ATCCGACGCGGCCGCAAGACGGCCGGCAAGCGGAACCCGCGCAGCGCGGCTCGTGGCGGCGCGGCCGCTGGGTGCTGCTCGCGCTCGCGCTCATCTGCGCGGCGCCCGTGGTCGCGTCGTATTTCACGTATTACGTGATCAAGCCGCGCGGCGGTGCGACCAACTACGGCACGCTGATCGAGCCGCAGCGGCCGATTCCGCCCGATCTGACCGTCGTCGACGAAACGGGCAAGACGGTGCCGCTCGCGTCGCTGCGCGGCGTGTGGCTGTTCGTGATGGAGGACGGCGGCGCGTGCGGCGACGCATGCGCGAAGAAGCTCTACTTCATGCGCCAGGTGCGCGCGACGCAGGCGGGCGAGCGGCAGCGGATCACGATGGTGTGGCTGAAGAGCGACGCGGCGAACGTGCCGGCGGCGATCGCCGATGCGTATCCGGACACGCGCAAGCTGCGCGCCGATCCGGCCGCGGTCGCCGCGTGGCTGCCCGCCGATGCGGGCACGCAGGTCGCGGATCACCTCTATCTCGTCGATCCGAACGGCAACCTGATGATGCGTTTCCCGAAGAATCCGGACCCGAGCAAGATCAAGCAGGACGTGACGAAGCTCCTCAAGTGGTCGAGCATCGGTTGA
- a CDS encoding YciI family protein yields the protein MYVIDIRYTAPLERIDDALERHRAYLQRHFDAGVFVACGPKVPRDGGVILAVRIERDKLDAILETDPFVTEGLATYTVTEFKTTRIAPGVNLPALP from the coding sequence ATGTACGTGATCGACATCCGCTACACCGCGCCGCTCGAGCGCATCGACGACGCGCTCGAACGCCACCGCGCCTACCTGCAACGCCATTTCGACGCCGGCGTGTTCGTCGCGTGCGGGCCGAAGGTGCCGCGCGACGGCGGCGTGATCCTCGCGGTGCGGATCGAGCGCGACAAGCTCGATGCGATCCTCGAAACCGATCCGTTCGTCACCGAAGGGCTCGCCACGTACACGGTGACCGAATTCAAGACGACGCGCATCGCGCCGGGCGTCAATCTGCCGGCGCTGCCGTAA
- a CDS encoding SCO family protein yields MLKSLFACRRAQRGWLFACALAGALLIAGCNQQPAFQNLDITGNSQFTGDFALPDTTGKIRTLGEFKGKAVVVFFGYTHCPDVCPTTMAELSQALQQLGPDGKRVQVLFVTVDPERDTAAILGQYVPAFNPAFVGLRPADEAQLKKVTKDFRVYYAKVPGKTPDSYTMDHTAASYVFDPSGKLRLFVRDGQGPGPWVHDLKLLLD; encoded by the coding sequence ATGCTCAAATCCCTGTTTGCATGCCGCCGCGCGCAGCGCGGCTGGTTGTTCGCCTGCGCACTCGCGGGCGCCTTGCTGATCGCGGGCTGCAACCAGCAGCCGGCGTTCCAGAATCTCGACATCACCGGCAACTCGCAGTTCACCGGCGACTTCGCGCTGCCGGACACGACGGGCAAGATCCGCACGCTCGGCGAATTCAAGGGCAAGGCGGTCGTGGTGTTCTTCGGCTATACGCACTGCCCGGACGTGTGCCCGACGACGATGGCGGAGCTGTCGCAGGCGCTGCAGCAGCTTGGCCCGGACGGCAAGCGCGTGCAGGTGCTGTTCGTCACCGTCGATCCGGAGCGCGACACCGCGGCGATCCTCGGCCAGTACGTGCCCGCGTTCAATCCGGCGTTCGTCGGCCTGCGGCCCGCCGACGAAGCGCAACTGAAGAAGGTGACGAAGGACTTCCGCGTCTACTATGCGAAGGTGCCGGGCAAGACGCCCGACAGCTACACGATGGACCACACCGCCGCGAGCTACGTGTTCGATCCGAGCGGCAAGCTGCGCCTGTTCGTGCGCGACGGCCAGGGGCCGGGGCCGTGGGTCCACGATCTGAAGCTGCTGCTCGACTGA